Proteins co-encoded in one Nicotiana sylvestris chromosome 7, ASM39365v2, whole genome shotgun sequence genomic window:
- the LOC104219591 gene encoding pentatricopeptide repeat-containing protein At4g30700-like, whose protein sequence is MREEDVVPDKVALVNVVNACAKIGAMHKAKVVHEYIARNRFSLDVILGTAMVDMYAKCGSIDVAREVFDGLREKNVITWSAMIAAYGYHGQGHKAIDMFPVMLRSGIFPNKITFVSLLYACSHSGLVEEGKRLFNSMQKEFGVKPDVKHFTCMVDLLGRAGKIDESLELIDNMAVEKDEGLWGALLGACRIHGHVELAEKAAKSLIELQPQNPGHYVLLSNIYAKAGKWQDVAKIRELMTHQKLKKIPGWTWIEVDNKIHRFSVGDHTHPRSKEIYEKLKYLLDELEAAGYVPDTNFALHDVDEELKLGNLFSHSEKLAIAFGLISTPEHSTIRIMKNLRVCGDCHTFCKFVSQITSRVIVVRDANRFHHFKEGACSCGDYW, encoded by the coding sequence ATGAGAGAGGAAGATGTTGTCCCGGATAAAGTTGCTTTGGTAAATGTAGTAAATGCTTGTGCAAAGATAGGTGCAATGCATAAGGCTAAGGTTGTACATGAATATATTGCGAGGAATAGATTTTCGTTGGATGTTATCTTGGGGACGGCGATGGTTGACATGTATGCTAAATGTGGATCTATTGATGTTGCGAGAGAAGTGTTTGATGGTTTGAGAGAAAAGAATGTTATAACTTGGAGCGCAATGATAGCGGCGTATGGTTATCATGGCCAAGGCCACAAAGCTATTGATATGTTCCCTGTGATGTTAAGGAGTGGGATATTTCCTAACAAGATCACATTTGTTTCTCTTTTGTATGCTTGTAGTCATAGTGGTCTGGTTGAAGAAGGTAAGCGGCTTTTCAATTCTATGCAGAAAGAGTTCGGAGTGAAGCCGGATGTCAAACATTTTACTTGTATGGTGGACCTCTTGGGCCGTGCTGGGAAAATTGACGAGTCATTAGAGTTAATAGATAACATGGCTGTTGAAAAAGATGAAGGGCTTTGGGGGGCATTACTAGGAGCGTGTAGAATTCATGGCCATGTAGAGCTTGCAGAAAAGGCAGCAAAATCTCTAATTGAATTGCAACCTCAAAATCCAGGACATTATGTCTTGCTTTCAAATATATATGCGAAAGCAGGTAAATGGCAGGACGTGGCGAAGATTAGGGAATTAATGACCCatcagaaattgaagaaaattcctGGTTGGACATGGATTGAAGTTGATAACAAGATTCACCGGTTTAGCGTTGGAGACCACACCCATCCTCGATCGAAGGAGATATACGAGAAGTTGAAATATCTGCTCGACGAATTAGAGGCTGCTGGTTATGTTCCTGATACAAACTTTGCGTTGCATGATGTTGATGAGGAACTTAAGCTTGGAAACCTGTTCTCCCATAGTGAAAAGTTGGCTATTGCATTTGGCCTCATAAGCACACCTGAACATTCTACTATTAGAATTATGAAGAACCTTAGAGTATGTGGTGACTGTCACACATTTTGTAAGTTTGTATCTCAGATTACAAGTAGGGTGATTGTTGTTCGTGATGCAAATCGGTTTCACCACTTTAAAGAAGGTGCCTGTTCTTGTGGAGATTATTGGTGA
- the LOC104232001 gene encoding beta-fructofuranosidase, insoluble isoenzyme 1-like isoform X1 — translation MQLFKKISSLWATLAICFIVVFTSINGVFGSHKIYLDLQSSSAVSVKNVHRTGFHFQPPKHWINAPMYYNGIYHLFYQYNPKGSVWGNIVWAHSVSKNLINWINLEPAIYPSKPFDKYGTWSGSATILPGNKPIILYTGIVDANKTQVQNYAVPANLSDPYLREWIKPDNNPLIVPDISINKTQFRDPTTAWMGQDGHWRILVGSLRKQRGLAILYKSRDFIRWVKAKHPLHSSPNTGNWECPDFFPVSLQSTNGLDASYYGENAKFVLKNSLDITRFEYYTIGTYDTKKDRYIPDNTFVDGWKGLRLDYGNFYASKSFYDPSKNRRIVWAWTNESDILPDDEIKKGWAGIQAIPRKVWLDPSGKQLVQWPVEELQTLRKQNVQLSNKRLNKGEMVEIKGITPAQADVEVTFSFANLDKAEQFNPKWADLYAQDACAIKGSTIQGGLGPFGLVTLASKNLEEYTPVFFRVFKAQRNYKVLMCSDARRSTLKHSEAMYKPSFAGYVDVDLVDKKLSLRSLIDNSVVESFGAGGKTCITSRVYPTLAIHDNAHLFAFNNGTETIKIETLNAWSMGTSNIT, via the exons atgcaGTTATTTAAGAAAATCTCTTCTCTTTGGGCTACTTTGGCAATTTGCTTCATTGTAGTTTTTACCAGCATTAATGGAGTGTTTGGTTCCCACAAAATTTATTTGGATTTACAATCTTCAAGTGCTGTTAGTGTTAAAAATGTTCACAGAACTGGTTtccattttcaaccaccaaagcaTTGGATTAATG CTCCAATGTATTACAATGGAATCTATCATCTATTCTATCAATACAATCCAAAAGGATCAGTTTGGGGCAACATTGTTTGGGCTCATTCAGTCTCAAAAAATTTGATCAATTGGATTAATTTAGAGCCTGCAATTTATCCATCCAAACCATTTGACAAATATGGAACATGGTCTGGTTCAGCAACAATTCTCCCTGGAAACAAGCCCATTATTTTGTACACTGGAATAGTTGATGCCAATAaaacccaagtccaaaattacgcCGTCCCGGCTAACTTATCCGATCCATATCTTCGCGAATGGATCAAGCCCGATAACAACCCGTTAATCGTACCTGATATCAGTATCAACAAGACCCAATTTCGTGACCCGACAACAGCTTGGATGGGGCAAGATGGTCATTGGAGAATTTTGGTAGGGAGTTTGAGAAAACAAAGGGGATTAGCAATATTGTATAAGAGTAGAGATTTTATAAGATGGGTTAAGGCTAAACATCCACTACATTCATCTCCTAATACTGGAAATTGGGAATGTCCTGATTTTTTCCCTGTATCATTACAAAGTACTAATGGTTTAGATGCATCATACTATGGCGAAAATGCTAAATTTGTCCTTAAAAATAGTCTTGATATTACTAGGTTTGAGTACTACACTATTGGTACGTATGACACGAAAAAAGATAGGTATATTCCAGATAACACTTTTGTCGATGGTTGGAAGGGATTGAGACTCGACTATGGCAATTTTTATGCGTCTAAATCGTTCTACGACCCTAGTAAAAATCGAAGAATCGTGTGGGCTTGGACTAATGAATCAGATATTTTGCCCGATGATGAAATTAAGAAAGGATGGGCTGGAATTCAAGCTATTCCGCGCAAAGTATGGCTCGACCCTAGTGGTAAACAGTTGGTTCAATGGCCCGTTGAAGAATTACAAACCTTAAGAAAACAAAATGTCCAATTGAGCAACAAGAGGTTGAACAAAGGGGAAATGGTTGAAATTAAAGGAATCACACCTGCACAG GCTGATGTTGAAGTGACATTCTCTTTTGCAAACTTGGACAAGGCAGAGCAATTTAATCCTAAATGGGCTGACCTTTATGCCCAAGATGCTTGTGCTATTAAGGGTTCGACTATTCAAGGTGGGCTTGGGCCATTTGGGCTTGTGACATTAGCTTCTAAAAACTTGGAAGAATACACACCTGTTTTCTTCAGAGTTTTCAAGGCCCAAAGAAATTATAAAGTTCTCATGTGCTCAGATGCAAGAAG GTCTACCCTTAAGCATAGTGAAGCAATGTACAAACCATCATTTGCTGGATATGTGGATGTTGATTTAGTAGACAAGAAGCTATCTCTTAGGAGCTTG ATTGATAACTCAGTAGTGGAAAGTTTTGGAGCTGGAGGAAAAACATGCATAACATCAAGGGTTTATCCGACATTAGCGATTCATGATaatgcacatttatttgctttcaATAATGGCACAGAGACGATCAAGATTGAAACTCTGAATGCTTGGAGTATGGGTACATCTAATATAACCTAA
- the LOC104232001 gene encoding beta-fructofuranosidase, insoluble isoenzyme 1-like isoform X2, producing MHAFKYTTDPNAPMYYNGIYHLFYQYNPKGSVWGNIVWAHSVSKNLINWINLEPAIYPSKPFDKYGTWSGSATILPGNKPIILYTGIVDANKTQVQNYAVPANLSDPYLREWIKPDNNPLIVPDISINKTQFRDPTTAWMGQDGHWRILVGSLRKQRGLAILYKSRDFIRWVKAKHPLHSSPNTGNWECPDFFPVSLQSTNGLDASYYGENAKFVLKNSLDITRFEYYTIGTYDTKKDRYIPDNTFVDGWKGLRLDYGNFYASKSFYDPSKNRRIVWAWTNESDILPDDEIKKGWAGIQAIPRKVWLDPSGKQLVQWPVEELQTLRKQNVQLSNKRLNKGEMVEIKGITPAQADVEVTFSFANLDKAEQFNPKWADLYAQDACAIKGSTIQGGLGPFGLVTLASKNLEEYTPVFFRVFKAQRNYKVLMCSDARRSTLKHSEAMYKPSFAGYVDVDLVDKKLSLRSLIDNSVVESFGAGGKTCITSRVYPTLAIHDNAHLFAFNNGTETIKIETLNAWSMGTSNIT from the exons ATGCATGCCTTCAAATATACAACAGACCCTAATG CTCCAATGTATTACAATGGAATCTATCATCTATTCTATCAATACAATCCAAAAGGATCAGTTTGGGGCAACATTGTTTGGGCTCATTCAGTCTCAAAAAATTTGATCAATTGGATTAATTTAGAGCCTGCAATTTATCCATCCAAACCATTTGACAAATATGGAACATGGTCTGGTTCAGCAACAATTCTCCCTGGAAACAAGCCCATTATTTTGTACACTGGAATAGTTGATGCCAATAaaacccaagtccaaaattacgcCGTCCCGGCTAACTTATCCGATCCATATCTTCGCGAATGGATCAAGCCCGATAACAACCCGTTAATCGTACCTGATATCAGTATCAACAAGACCCAATTTCGTGACCCGACAACAGCTTGGATGGGGCAAGATGGTCATTGGAGAATTTTGGTAGGGAGTTTGAGAAAACAAAGGGGATTAGCAATATTGTATAAGAGTAGAGATTTTATAAGATGGGTTAAGGCTAAACATCCACTACATTCATCTCCTAATACTGGAAATTGGGAATGTCCTGATTTTTTCCCTGTATCATTACAAAGTACTAATGGTTTAGATGCATCATACTATGGCGAAAATGCTAAATTTGTCCTTAAAAATAGTCTTGATATTACTAGGTTTGAGTACTACACTATTGGTACGTATGACACGAAAAAAGATAGGTATATTCCAGATAACACTTTTGTCGATGGTTGGAAGGGATTGAGACTCGACTATGGCAATTTTTATGCGTCTAAATCGTTCTACGACCCTAGTAAAAATCGAAGAATCGTGTGGGCTTGGACTAATGAATCAGATATTTTGCCCGATGATGAAATTAAGAAAGGATGGGCTGGAATTCAAGCTATTCCGCGCAAAGTATGGCTCGACCCTAGTGGTAAACAGTTGGTTCAATGGCCCGTTGAAGAATTACAAACCTTAAGAAAACAAAATGTCCAATTGAGCAACAAGAGGTTGAACAAAGGGGAAATGGTTGAAATTAAAGGAATCACACCTGCACAG GCTGATGTTGAAGTGACATTCTCTTTTGCAAACTTGGACAAGGCAGAGCAATTTAATCCTAAATGGGCTGACCTTTATGCCCAAGATGCTTGTGCTATTAAGGGTTCGACTATTCAAGGTGGGCTTGGGCCATTTGGGCTTGTGACATTAGCTTCTAAAAACTTGGAAGAATACACACCTGTTTTCTTCAGAGTTTTCAAGGCCCAAAGAAATTATAAAGTTCTCATGTGCTCAGATGCAAGAAG GTCTACCCTTAAGCATAGTGAAGCAATGTACAAACCATCATTTGCTGGATATGTGGATGTTGATTTAGTAGACAAGAAGCTATCTCTTAGGAGCTTG ATTGATAACTCAGTAGTGGAAAGTTTTGGAGCTGGAGGAAAAACATGCATAACATCAAGGGTTTATCCGACATTAGCGATTCATGATaatgcacatttatttgctttcaATAATGGCACAGAGACGATCAAGATTGAAACTCTGAATGCTTGGAGTATGGGTACATCTAATATAACCTAA
- the LOC138874164 gene encoding pentatricopeptide repeat-containing protein At3g29230-like codes for MRQKKPHTTNVSSLKHTLKTSPLTTARTKFQKRRTVTILYEGKELSLSVPNSTLMFKSKTPKTSPSNYATFRYSSATSIVDATTHQELHQHTFSNQPNDIQQIPTSHFSQYLDPKFYLSQLLKCKSVYQVKQVHAQITTNGLFENLIVANKLLYIYSLHKSLDYAYALFCSLSEKNAVSWSVMIGGYAKVGDFINSLRIFREYLRSGDKPDNYTLPFVIRVCRDTMDLQMGRKIHNVVCKNGLESDVFVVAALVDMYSKCKVIGDAKQLFDKMPKRDLVTWTVMIGACTECGDRVKL; via the coding sequence CTCTAAAGCACACACTaaaaacttctccgttaaccactgCAAGAACCAAATTTCAAAAGAGAAGAACAGTGACAATCCTGTATGAGGGAAAAGAGTTGTCATTATCAGTACCAAACTCAACTTTGATGTTCAAATCCAAAACCCCAAAGACTTCTCCCTCCAACTATGCAACATTTCGTTATTCTTCAGCTACCTCCATAGTTGACGCCACAACTCATCAAGAACTGCATCAACATACCTTCTCAAATCAACCTAATGACATTCAACAAATACCCACTTCACATTTTTCTCAATATTTGGACCCAAAGTTCTATCTTTCTCAACTTTTAAAGTGTAAAAGTGtgtaccaagtaaaacaggttcATGCTCAGATAACAACTAATGGATTATTTGAAAACCTAATAGTTGCTAACAAACTTTTATACATATACAGTTTGCATAAGTCTTTGGATTATGCTTATGCCTTGTTTTGTAGTTTGAGTGAAAAAAATGCTGTTTCTTGGAGTGTTATGATTGGTGGTTATGCTAAAGTTGGTGATTTTATCAATAGTTTAAGGATTTTTAGGGAGTATTTAAGATCTGGGGATAAACCAGATAATTATACTTTGCCTTTTGTGATAAGGGTATGTAGGGATACAATGGACCTTCAAATGGGTAGAAAGATTCATAATGTTGTTTGCAAAAATGGGTTGGAATCAGATGTCTTTGTGGTTGCAGCACTTGTGGATATGTATTCGAAATGTAAGGTTATTGGTGATGCGAAACAactgtttgataaaatgcctaagaGGGACCTTGTGACTTGGACAGTCATGATTGGAGCGTGTACGGAGTGCGGGGATCGAGTGAAGCTTTAG